In Truepera sp., the sequence TCGAACTGCTCGCCTAGTTGCTCGGCCCCGCTCTCGAGCGTGAACTTCAGCGGTGCGCTTGGTTGCACATCCACCACGCCCGCGAGCGGACCCGCAAGCTCCTTCAGGCCGGCCAGGTGTTGCTCACCGTTCGTGGCGGCGAACAGCGTGCTGCCCGGTGCCAGCACCCGGCGCAGCTCCGCCACGCCCCGTGCCAGGTCGGGGACGTGATAGAGCATGTGGTTCGCGAAAGCCATGTCGAAGGCGGCGGTACCGAACGGCAGGTCCTGGACGTCGGCCCGAAGCACCCGGGCGCTCAACCCTGCCTCGGCTGCCGCACGCTTGCTGGCCTCCACCATCCCCTCCGAGATGTCGGTCAGGGTCAAACGCCAACCCGGCGGCACGCGGTCCGCGTTGGTGCTCCAGAGCCGCGACGTCCCGGCGCCCACCTCCAGCACGCGGGCGTCCCCCACTGCCGGCGCGTGGGAGAACAGCCAGCGGTGGAAGTCCTCCTGGCGGCTCGGATAACGCTCGTAGAGCGCGATGCGGGCCTTCAGCCTGTCGGGGGTGCGGTAGGCGTCCAGCATTTACCGAACGTTACACGCCTACGCACACCCTTGAACCGTATTGCCGAGTCGATGGGCCAGTGAGTCGCGGATGCGCAACGTGAAAGGGCGAGGCATATGTGTCGCGTCACTGCGCCCCGTGCTCGTCGGGCCCTAGAGTTCTGGCGAAGCATGGACCACGGAGTTCAGGTGTGTCTGGTGACAAGGGGCCCGCAAGCTGCTGCTTGCGTCGGGCGGGCTCCTCGCGCCGCACGGCGACTTCCGAGGCCGTGACTTCGGGAAGGGGAAACGTATGAGTAGAGTAGGTCGATGGGCCTTCAGGGTCCTCGTTCCTCT encodes:
- a CDS encoding class I SAM-dependent methyltransferase, whose translation is MLDAYRTPDRLKARIALYERYPSRQEDFHRWLFSHAPAVGDARVLEVGAGTSRLWSTNADRVPPGWRLTLTDISEGMVEASKRAAAEAGLSARVLRADVQDLPFGTAAFDMAFANHMLYHVPDLARGVAELRRVLAPGSTLFAATNGEQHLAGLKELAGPLAGVVDVQPSAPLKFTLESGAEQLGEQFDRVSVLRREEELLVDDEAVVLGYLRSLVYLPETPSAAVLKSLAEWEEGVRRRLAGGPLRVRVSSGFFMAR